In Syngnathus acus chromosome 5, fSynAcu1.2, whole genome shotgun sequence, a genomic segment contains:
- the si:dkeyp-87e7.4 gene encoding uncharacterized protein si:dkeyp-87e7.4 isoform X2: protein MAEAVQGPVVGRPSEFANEEERAVHTWSRIASAGRSVLLEAVKILTPMSRDLSSTDELVTFLQELSKEGHKPTVLRSKDVYGYRSYTNQPLTVDMIKPPSRNVRLPPKKRRRVRVKKREVHPSWNVFQNGNPRIQGVRPPEQLMDQCTSAYSKSSVQTCEISEAPQVQSCLRLTNIKGLSGCHTARLQIQTTWDIPRKTPPAVFLQKQPPPALSGIPLQPSQNGDGASTRAVALFSQKSLSCPVRLDGALIGDSAPVFYANGQAFPQTHTELTSNGWGGNVLHQNGLGPKELTHPTRQRNRWRDNKCLRSKVVKVDNSRSVDEARCKAQKILQVNLSPVIQIRPLNHVLRDFRYQN, encoded by the coding sequence ATGGCTGAGGCAGTGCAAGGCCCTGTGGTTGGCCGGCCGTCGGAATTTGCCAACGAGGAGGAGCGGGCGGTTCACACCTGGTCTAGAATTGCGTCAGCCGGCCGCAGTGTCCTTCTGGAAGCGGTGAAGATCCTTACCCCCATGTCCCGGGATCTCTCCAGTACCGATGAGCTGGTCACCTTCCTGCAGGAGTTGAGCAAGGAGGGCCACAAGCCCACCGTACTGCGTAGCAAGGACGTCTATGGCTACCGCTCTTACACAAACCAGCCCTTGACCGTGGACATGATCAAGCCACCTAGCCGGAATGTCAGGCTGCCACCCAAGAAGCGGCGAAGGGTTCGAGTTAAGAAAAGAGAGGTGCATCCTTCCTGGAACGTCTTTCAAAATGGAAACCCCCGAATCCAAGGAGTTCGACCTCCGGAGCAACTGATGGACCAGTGCACTAGTGCCTACAGTAAGAGCTCCGTTCAGACTTGTGAAATCTCTGAGGCTCCCCAGGTGCAATCGTGCCTCAGGCTGACTAACATCAAAGGTCTGTCTGGTTGCCACACAGCCAGACTCCAGATCCAAACCACGTGGGACATACCCCGTAAGACTCCCCCAGCTGTCTTTTTGCAGAAGCAGCCCCCTCCAGCACTTTCAGGAATACCATTGCAGCCTTCCCAGAATGGCGATGGGGCGTCCACCAGAGCCGTGGCCTTGTTCAGCCAGAAGAGCTTATCTTGCCCCGTCCGACTGGATGGCGCTCTCATCGGTGACTCTGCACCTGTATTCTATGCCAATGGCCAAGCTTTCCCACAGACTCACACGGAGCTCACCAGCAATGGCTGGGGTGGCAACGTCCTCCACCAAAATGGACTGGGCCCGAAAGAACTGACACATCCCACCCGGCAAAGAAACCGCTGGCGAGATAACAAGTGTTTGCGCTCAAAGGTTGTGAAGGTGGACAACTCTCGCTCGGTGGACGAAGCTCGATGCAAAGCGCAGAAAATACTGCAGGTCAACCTGTCTCCCGTGATACAAATCCGCCCTCTGAACCACGTGTTGAGAGACTTCCGATACCAGAACTGA
- the LOC119123299 gene encoding uncharacterized protein LOC119123299 isoform X2, whose product MTSEEAKSTVAVNEDDEAASAPPSESNEHDYADTDFADTSTAAELPARAGGDEDDEEEEKNQLPKAPVHRGRRRTKGQEDNMCSCCKDQFERQGRGFNRRAVFTFTTPEAAQWVFPDAGAISKKSFVCETCAQVIRTKCWRKNNGKRVLWLKPAVAKQASSCHRKKGQRMGKKSRAALLVSKSCYRSAFRMLWSAKGARKPMMDFLSRELREEMKTLSRHADSPFHQKVSSKKLLSFFPWARCLSWAQEHAPLVTTCLRSLFPTVSALVKSRHQLSASEAELQVLRRSVLTLAVPLFTRNIWTNNFLQAALGAKLRLQGCSGPALDTLNSLGLCQNKDTVRLRLHRLHGAAGVNNKTVSLQISKGKQEPFSRRHSVKFQVRRTTSTHLKY is encoded by the exons ATGACGAGCGAAGAAGCCAAGAGCACCGTGGCGGTCAACGAAGACGACGAGGCCGCCTCTGCTCCTCCATCCGAGTCGAACGAGCACGATTATGCCGACACTGACTTCGCTGACACCTCCACCGCCGCCGAACTTCCAGCGCGCGCCGGGGGTGATGAGGAtgacgaagaggaggagaaaaaccAGCTCCCAAAAGCACCGGTCCATCGTGGACGTCGGCGGACCAAGGGCCAGGAGGACAATATGTGCTCCTGCTGCAAGG ATCAGTTTGAGCGGCAGGGCCGAGGTTTCAACAGGAGGGCCGTGTTCACCTTCACCACGCCGGAGGCGGCCCAGTGGGTCTTCCCCGACGCTGGCGCCATCAGCAAAAAGTCGTTTGTGTGCGAAACATGCGCGCAGGTTATCAGGACCAAATGCTGGCGCAAAAACAATGGCAAGAGGGTCTTGTGGCTCAAACCTGCCGTTGCTAAACAG GCGAGCAGCTGCCACAGGAAGAAAGGCCAGCGTATGGGCAAGAAGAGCCGCGCGGCGCTGCTGGTGAGCAAGTCGTGCTACCGCTCGGCCTTCCGCATGCTTTGGTCAGCCAAGGGCGCCCGGAAGCCCATGATGGACTTCCTGAGCCGCGAACTGCGCGAGGAAATGAAGACGCTGTCGCGCCACGCCGACAGCCCCTTCCACCAGAAGGTGTCCAGCAAGAAGCTGCTCTCCTTCTTCCCGTGGGCGCGCTGCCTCAGCTGGGCGCAGGAGCACGCGCCGCTGGTCACTACCTGCCTGCGCTCCCTCTTCCCCACCGTCAGTGCCCTCGTCAAGAGCAGGCA CCAGCTGTCAGCGTCGGAGGCAGAGCTTCAGGTGCTGCGGCGCAGCGTGCTGACGCTGGCGGTGCCGCTGTTCACCAGGAACATCTGGACCAACAACTTCCTGCAGGCGGCATTGGGGGCCAAGTTGCGTCTGCAGGGCTGCTCCGGACCCGCCTTGGACACACTCAACAGCCTGGGTCTGTGCCAGAACAAGGACACTGTGCGCTTGCGCCTGCACCGGCTGCATGGCGCCGCCGGTGTCAACAACAAGACGGTGAGTCTGCAAATTTCAAAAGGCAAACAGGAGCCATTTTCACGCCGACATTCCGTCAAATTCCAAGTACGACGGACGACATCCACTCAC CTAAAATATTAG
- the si:dkeyp-87e7.4 gene encoding uncharacterized protein si:dkeyp-87e7.4 isoform X1 yields the protein MVERQRAATGGCRDSAVKRIANMAEAVQGPVVGRPSEFANEEERAVHTWSRIASAGRSVLLEAVKILTPMSRDLSSTDELVTFLQELSKEGHKPTVLRSKDVYGYRSYTNQPLTVDMIKPPSRNVRLPPKKRRRVRVKKREVHPSWNVFQNGNPRIQGVRPPEQLMDQCTSAYSKSSVQTCEISEAPQVQSCLRLTNIKGLSGCHTARLQIQTTWDIPRKTPPAVFLQKQPPPALSGIPLQPSQNGDGASTRAVALFSQKSLSCPVRLDGALIGDSAPVFYANGQAFPQTHTELTSNGWGGNVLHQNGLGPKELTHPTRQRNRWRDNKCLRSKVVKVDNSRSVDEARCKAQKILQVNLSPVIQIRPLNHVLRDFRYQN from the exons ATGGTGGAGCGGCAGCGCGCGGCGACCGGAGGATGCCGAGACAGCGCGGTTAAGAG GATTGCTAACATGGCTGAGGCAGTGCAAGGCCCTGTGGTTGGCCGGCCGTCGGAATTTGCCAACGAGGAGGAGCGGGCGGTTCACACCTGGTCTAGAATTGCGTCAGCCGGCCGCAGTGTCCTTCTGGAAGCGGTGAAGATCCTTACCCCCATGTCCCGGGATCTCTCCAGTACCGATGAGCTGGTCACCTTCCTGCAGGAGTTGAGCAAGGAGGGCCACAAGCCCACCGTACTGCGTAGCAAGGACGTCTATGGCTACCGCTCTTACACAAACCAGCCCTTGACCGTGGACATGATCAAGCCACCTAGCCGGAATGTCAGGCTGCCACCCAAGAAGCGGCGAAGGGTTCGAGTTAAGAAAAGAGAGGTGCATCCTTCCTGGAACGTCTTTCAAAATGGAAACCCCCGAATCCAAGGAGTTCGACCTCCGGAGCAACTGATGGACCAGTGCACTAGTGCCTACAGTAAGAGCTCCGTTCAGACTTGTGAAATCTCTGAGGCTCCCCAGGTGCAATCGTGCCTCAGGCTGACTAACATCAAAGGTCTGTCTGGTTGCCACACAGCCAGACTCCAGATCCAAACCACGTGGGACATACCCCGTAAGACTCCCCCAGCTGTCTTTTTGCAGAAGCAGCCCCCTCCAGCACTTTCAGGAATACCATTGCAGCCTTCCCAGAATGGCGATGGGGCGTCCACCAGAGCCGTGGCCTTGTTCAGCCAGAAGAGCTTATCTTGCCCCGTCCGACTGGATGGCGCTCTCATCGGTGACTCTGCACCTGTATTCTATGCCAATGGCCAAGCTTTCCCACAGACTCACACGGAGCTCACCAGCAATGGCTGGGGTGGCAACGTCCTCCACCAAAATGGACTGGGCCCGAAAGAACTGACACATCCCACCCGGCAAAGAAACCGCTGGCGAGATAACAAGTGTTTGCGCTCAAAGGTTGTGAAGGTGGACAACTCTCGCTCGGTGGACGAAGCTCGATGCAAAGCGCAGAAAATACTGCAGGTCAACCTGTCTCCCGTGATACAAATCCGCCCTCTGAACCACGTGTTGAGAGACTTCCGATACCAGAACTGA
- the pdhb gene encoding pyruvate dehydrogenase E1 component subunit beta, mitochondrial has protein sequence MLAPPSNRRKDRFKMALSVKSVLRSGRNAVSILRRRAFHRSAPAAVQVTVRDALNQALDEELERDERVFLLGEEVAQYDGAYKVSRGLWKKYGDKRIIDTPISEMGFTGIAVGAAMAGLRPICEFMTFNFSMQAIDQVINSAAKTYYMSAGLQAVPIVFRGPNGSSAGVAAQHSQCFAAWYAHCPGLKVVSPWNSEDAKGLLKSAIRDDNPVVFLENELMYGVPFEMSDEAQSKDFTVPIGKAKVERQGSHVTLVSHSRYVGHCLDAAAVLAKEGIECEVVNLRTIRPMDVESIEASVMKTNHLVTVEGGWPQFGVGAEICARIMEGPAFNYLDAPATRVTGVDIPMPYAKILEDNSVPQIKDIIFSIKKTLNM, from the exons ATGCTAGCCCCGCCTTCCAATCGGCGAAAGGACAGGTTCAAAATGGCGCTGTCCGTGAAGTCCGTTCTCCGCTCCGGAAGG AATGCTGTGTCGATCCTGCGGCGACGAGCCTTTCACAGGAGCGCACCGGCAGCGGTTCAG GTGACTGTGCGAGACGCCTTGAACCAAGCCTTGGACGAGGAGCTGGAGAGGGACGAGCGCGTCTTCCTGCTGGGCGAGGAGGTGGCCCAGTATGACGGCGCCTACAAG GTGAGCCGAGGCCTGTGGAAGAAGTACGGCGACAAGCGCATCATTGACACTCCCATTTCGGAA ATGGGATTCACCGGCATCGCAGTGGGGGCTGCCATG gCAGGCTTAAGGCCCATCTGCGAGTTCATGACCTTCAACTTCTCCATGCAAGCCATTGACCAGGTCATCAACTCGGCAGCCAAGACCTACTACATGTCGGCGGGGCTGCAGGCGGTGCCCATCGTCTTCCGGGGGCCCAACGGATCCTCGGCCGGTGTCGCTGCCCAGCACTCGCAGTGCTTTGCCGCCTG GTACGCTCACTGCCCGGGTCTGAAGGTGGTCAGTCCGTGGAACTCGGAGGATGCCAAAGGCCTCCTAAAGTCAGCCATCAGAGACGACAACCCGG TGGTCTTCCTGGAGAACGAGCTGATGTACGGCGTCCCCTTCGAGATGTCCGACGAGGCCCAGTCCAAAGACTTCACCGTGCCCATCGGCAAGGCCAAGGTGGAGAGGCAAG GTTCTCACGTGACTTTGGTGTCGCACTCTCGCTACGTCGGCCATTGTCTGGACGCCGCTGCCGTCCTCGCCAAGGAGGGAATTGAGTGTGAG GTGGTCAACCTGCGAACCATCCGCCCCATGGACGTGGAGAGCATCGAGGCCAGTGTGATGAAGACCAACCACTTGGTGACGGTGGAGGGCGGCTGGCCGCAATTCGGCGTGGGAGCCGAGATTTGCGCCAGGATCATGGAGG GGCCGGCCTTCAACTACCTGGATGCTCCGGCCACCAGGGTGACGGGCGTGGACATCCCCATGCCATACGCCAAGATCCTGGAGGACAACAGCGTGCCGCAGATCAAAGACATCATCTTCTCCATCAAAAAGACCCTCAACATGTGA
- the LOC119123299 gene encoding uncharacterized protein LOC119123299 isoform X1, producing MTSEEAKSTVAVNEDDEAASAPPSESNEHDYADTDFADTSTAAELPARAGGDEDDEEEEKNQLPKAPVHRGRRRTKGQEDNMCSCCKDQFERQGRGFNRRAVFTFTTPEAAQWVFPDAGAISKKSFVCETCAQVIRTKCWRKNNGKRVLWLKPAVAKQASSCHRKKGQRMGKKSRAALLVSKSCYRSAFRMLWSAKGARKPMMDFLSRELREEMKTLSRHADSPFHQKVSSKKLLSFFPWARCLSWAQEHAPLVTTCLRSLFPTVSALVKSRHQLSASEAELQVLRRSVLTLAVPLFTRNIWTNNFLQAALGAKLRLQGCSGPALDTLNSLGLCQNKDTVRLRLHRLHGAAGVNNKTNGGESQGHMIDMEEDDVEEDEEDEEEEIEDDDDQEEEAEEERVQVELEKRKKKRKREREEEEDDEEEVEEQEEEERKRKVVVVRLGLLKGHSEVGRADLSAP from the exons ATGACGAGCGAAGAAGCCAAGAGCACCGTGGCGGTCAACGAAGACGACGAGGCCGCCTCTGCTCCTCCATCCGAGTCGAACGAGCACGATTATGCCGACACTGACTTCGCTGACACCTCCACCGCCGCCGAACTTCCAGCGCGCGCCGGGGGTGATGAGGAtgacgaagaggaggagaaaaaccAGCTCCCAAAAGCACCGGTCCATCGTGGACGTCGGCGGACCAAGGGCCAGGAGGACAATATGTGCTCCTGCTGCAAGG ATCAGTTTGAGCGGCAGGGCCGAGGTTTCAACAGGAGGGCCGTGTTCACCTTCACCACGCCGGAGGCGGCCCAGTGGGTCTTCCCCGACGCTGGCGCCATCAGCAAAAAGTCGTTTGTGTGCGAAACATGCGCGCAGGTTATCAGGACCAAATGCTGGCGCAAAAACAATGGCAAGAGGGTCTTGTGGCTCAAACCTGCCGTTGCTAAACAG GCGAGCAGCTGCCACAGGAAGAAAGGCCAGCGTATGGGCAAGAAGAGCCGCGCGGCGCTGCTGGTGAGCAAGTCGTGCTACCGCTCGGCCTTCCGCATGCTTTGGTCAGCCAAGGGCGCCCGGAAGCCCATGATGGACTTCCTGAGCCGCGAACTGCGCGAGGAAATGAAGACGCTGTCGCGCCACGCCGACAGCCCCTTCCACCAGAAGGTGTCCAGCAAGAAGCTGCTCTCCTTCTTCCCGTGGGCGCGCTGCCTCAGCTGGGCGCAGGAGCACGCGCCGCTGGTCACTACCTGCCTGCGCTCCCTCTTCCCCACCGTCAGTGCCCTCGTCAAGAGCAGGCA CCAGCTGTCAGCGTCGGAGGCAGAGCTTCAGGTGCTGCGGCGCAGCGTGCTGACGCTGGCGGTGCCGCTGTTCACCAGGAACATCTGGACCAACAACTTCCTGCAGGCGGCATTGGGGGCCAAGTTGCGTCTGCAGGGCTGCTCCGGACCCGCCTTGGACACACTCAACAGCCTGGGTCTGTGCCAGAACAAGGACACTGTGCGCTTGCGCCTGCACCGGCTGCATGGCGCCGCCGGTGTCAACAACAAGACG AATGGAGGAGAGAGTCAAGGTCACATGATTGACATGGAGGAAGATGATGtcgaggaagatgaagaagatgaggaagaagaaataGAGGACGACGATgaccaggaggaggaggcagaagAAGAGCGGGTGCAAGTGGAgctggagaagaggaagaagaagcggaAGCGGGagcgagaggaagaggaggatgacgaggaggaggtagaagagcaagaggaggaggagaggaagaggaaggtggtggtggtgcgtCTGGGCCTGCTCAAGGGACACTCGGAGGTGGGACGGGCCGACCTGTCGGCCCCCTGA